Within Lolium rigidum isolate FL_2022 chromosome 5, APGP_CSIRO_Lrig_0.1, whole genome shotgun sequence, the genomic segment AGGAAAGTGTTCTTGTTTTTTTCCCTGTCGAACACTGGTTGTTAAAAGCCGCTCAAATAATCAAATCCTATACAGCCTGACTCCGTCTAGCTTATGTAAAAACAAAGTTACTGAACTTAACAGAACAAAGTTGGACTGCAATTTGCTTTTATCCGAATTTAAACTTGCTTAGCAACCACGTACTCTAGCTCTTGTTGGTATTGCCACTTGCATCCCAACCTTTTAATTAAAGCTTAAGTCCTCTAAATCTCCAAAATAAAAGATTAAGTATTCTAGTAATAATGATAAATCTTTAGTTTAGACAAGTTAACAACTTCGCAAATTTGCTCGCCAAATAATGACACCTTCACAATCACTGAACCACCTATTACATCAACAATGTTTTTTTAGAGAACATCCGGCCTACCGCTGATGTCATTTTAGAAACACTGAATGCGACATAAACTCACATGCGCGCGCGCACGCACTGACCATAACAGAACACAACTCACACTGCCTATGCAGGTTTTATTCTTGGTGAGCTGAAGCTAATGTACAACCATATCCACCGGCCACCTAAAATAGGGTTTGGTTATCGTATCACTTGTGTTTAATAATACCGCAACAGCATTTTCTCGCGGGATAGATAAATCATCATGAGAGCATAATTATCTTACTGGATTTTGGCAGACAGGTCctctagaaaaagaaaaaaaagctttCGCTGACAGGATCACTAAACCTTTGTTCGAAATTAATTTGTGGTCTGATGATGTTTCTCAAAGGTTTCCTTTGTAGAACATGAAACTATGCTGCTGATATCTCGTATGAATCACTGGAATGTTTACAGGTATCATGCCCCCAACAGCTAGTACAAATACCTACTTTGTCAGACAACCACCGCTGTCTATCCAATCTACAGTAACACAAAACACTTGTAGAAGAGGAACTGGACAGTAGTGCAGTACATAGCAATCTCTGAAAAGAACGTAGAAGATGACTAAAAGGATGTACACTTCACTAACAAACATCACAAATGAGTTAACTGACCAAACTGCATCTCATAATCAGAAGATAAAAAGCCTTTGTTCACCATCAATAACCTGAAACAGGGCACGGGAGAATGTGTCAAGACAAGGCCCAATACCCACCCAAAAGTATAATGTTCAACCAAAAAGAACTGTGGAGATCAAAGAACAAAACAATGAGAAGTAAACAACTAAAGTTTTGTTCTAGATTATCCCCGTCATTTTTATATTTTCATCTCATAGTTCGCGCTATAACAAAACCAAACGGTCCTGACAAACTTTGGATGAGACATAGCCCCCAACCCAAATGATAAAGTAGACGCAAAAGGGAGCGAACTCCAACAATTATAACGCACCATTCTCATGTCCAGTATTTGTTTCTGCTGCTTATGGAGAGTTAAATATCAGAAAGATGAACAGAATCATGCTCATAAAAGCAATGGCTGACTAACAGTACAGTGTTTGACCTTTTACACAAGTAGATATTACATTACCATGAAGAAAAATGCAAGACCATGAGTATGGTTGAGTGTCCTTACTTACATTCTGGGGGATGCAAATCGACACATGAAGATTTTATCCCATCTGCCACTGCAAAATTCAAAACATCAAAAGATAAGTATCCAAGAAAAAAGAAGAATCTCACATCACGTTTAACTTCTGCATAATCAGTATTCGGTGGGATAACAATACCTTCAGAACTGGCTCTCCTTGGTTTCCTTGGTTTGATGTCTTAGACTCCTTCATAGCCTTTATCTGTGCTCGTGCAGCTCTTCCAGCAGCTGACTTCTCGTATTCCTGCTGTCTGAAGGTCAAGAAAAAGTAACAGTCAAGAGCAGGCTACTTCATACCAAATCATAAGTATTAACATTTCAAAGTTGTAATACGGCTTTGACTGACAACGGAGACAGTTCGTTCAACCTATTTCTGAATCTGAATTCAGTCCACTGAAGTTTTCTAAATACTGAACAGTGCTGCAATTTATCAACATGAAGTGTGAAGCTATAAAGGAATTATTATAACAGaatcagaaaaaaaaatgaaTCCATGGCCAACagacaaatgaaaaaaaaaacatggagTAGGAGAGACGGGTGTTGTTTTGAGCTGCAAAGCTGGTATAACCCCGGGTAGTAGTCAGAAAGGGGATAAGGCTGCGAACTGTAAACTAGATAACCAATTGTACAGGTAAATGTTATGAAGAGATGATCCAGAATATTAGGTCATTAAGCATATCAGAAGGGCATCTAATTCCATTTGGTGCTACCAAACTAGAAATTTGAGTGTAATCTGTTTAAATACATGCATGCAATCTACCTAATCCTATTGCAGAAGTTATGTACCTCATGCTATTTACAAGTATGTTCACCAAATTAAAATCTTAGTAACTAAAGAAACTAACTGAGCGAAGCCATCATGAATAATTTTTGGAGATCTAACTTGAATCAATTTCAGCGGAACAAAAATGAATCTACAAGTATAAAAACTGAGCAAACTAAAAGAGAACATGCTGGAAGCCACTTCTTCTGTGAGAGGAAAGAGCACCCTTACTGGTTAATACTTAATAGGAGGATGTCTTTTGGCTTCTGGGCACTGGCACCCAGGTGCAAAAAGATTTTAAAATCCATAAATATTCATAGATGTACATTATGAAATAATATGTGCTCTGGCGCAAAGGAAATCGTGAAAATTATCAGCTATAACCCTTACTTCCACTCCATTCCCTCTATCTCCTATATTTGCTCCTTGACTATTTCTTGCTCTTGCTCTAACCAAGAAGCAATTATTTAGTAGCCtaatcaaaacaagcccaagggcACACAGGAATGCTAGCAAGGCATAGCACAGGAAAAACAAGATTGTTGAAATTCTACTGGCCGAAGCAGTGGCACGATGTACGCTGGTCATAAGCCCCCTAACAAACCATTAAGTCAAGAACAGCTAAGAGGATAATGTGTCTAAAAAGGCTAAAGATGCTATGCAGAGATTCATTGTTCGATTGCAGAGATCATGTGGCCACATGATTATTTAAAATCATGTACAACAAATTGAAATCTTAATATATCAAGAGACTAGATGACCACAACCTCCCTGCAAAACTAACTTATTTCAATTGCAACCTCCCTGCAAAATTAACTTAATTCAGTTGGACTAGAATAGTAATAACTTGAAAACAACCGTTAACAATCATATGTAAGCATACTATATCATATCAAATTCGTACAAAGTTCATTCTCTAACACAGAGAAGTCTTAACTCCAGAACATACATTCCCCAATTTTTATTTCCAAGCTGAAATTCCACACATAAAATCCTTATATTGTTATATTTATAAAAGTCTGCTAACCCAATACAGCCAACCATTGCAACTTAATtaagatccagatctagaaacaTATCTTCTAAAATGCTTAAGTGAAAACGCTTCGCTGCTCCCAACGTTTCTGTCGTCCGACCGAGTGGGCCAACTTTTTATGTGCCTGAACTGCTAATGAGAAACCCATCGTCCCGCCTgccaactctctctctctcttgccgcCGCCGCAAGTACATCCGATGGCGACGAGGACGATGCCTCATCGTCTCGCCTTCCAACTCTCTAGTGCCACCCATATGCAGCGCCGCTGCAAGTACATCCGATGACAAGGAAGACGATGCCCCAGGGGCCGACGAGGAGGTTGGGGAGATCCCAAACCCAGCACAGTGTAGGCTCTGCTGGAACATGGCACGCTGCCTTCTAACTTCCACGGCTTCTACTTCCGAGGGTTTAAATCCACTGGTGAGGGGAGTATGTGGTGACTCGGCCACCGATGCTGTGTGCTTGGGCGGCAGCTTCGTTCAAT encodes:
- the LOC124653829 gene encoding uncharacterized protein LOC124653829, with the protein product MGQCACFGAAQAAKEQRAEADRLEAQDARARAAEAAQKRQQEYEKSAAGRAARAQIKAMKESKTSNQGNQGEPVLKWQMG